One segment of Ignavibacteriales bacterium DNA contains the following:
- a CDS encoding STAS domain-containing protein, giving the protein MEEFQRQIAKGFIIERVNLNQATISEAVKFKKHLETDISLGYNIIIIDLSNCNALDSAFIGVMVVTLKRLMRLGGSIKIVKPGMFSKSMLNLTGTIEIFEIYDSLDCAITSISVSRDKVNDFNTNGLDQLAVVH; this is encoded by the coding sequence ATGGAAGAATTTCAGAGGCAAATAGCAAAGGGTTTTATTATTGAAAGAGTTAATCTTAACCAAGCAACAATATCTGAAGCCGTTAAATTTAAGAAACATCTTGAAACTGATATAAGTCTTGGTTACAATATTATTATTATTGATTTGAGCAACTGCAACGCGCTTGATTCAGCTTTTATAGGTGTTATGGTTGTTACATTAAAGCGGCTAATGCGATTGGGCGGATCAATTAAAATTGTAAAGCCAGGTATGTTTTCAAAATCGATGTTAAATCTTACCGGAACGATTGAAATTTTTGAAATTTATGATTCACTTGATTGTGCAATTACTAGCATTTCAGTTTCCAGAGATAAAGTAAACGATTTTAATACAAATGGATTGGATCAGCTTGCCGTAGTTCACTAA
- a CDS encoding glycosyltransferase, which yields MIEIFLITIILILTIHYAMFLLQIYLGLNKLSGTPQQFIPKEFVSIIIPFRNEEKNILKTYESLSNQNYPKEKFEIIFINDCSDDNSLNLLEKFNIQENVSIYSVPNDYSINAHKKRAIRFGIEKSKGEIIVTTDADCVHKNDWLKNLLKFMDEETGFISGPVEFISNPNMFSKIQRLEFAGLVITGAGLIGSGNPIICNAANIAYRKKAFEEVGGFTYQMGLSSGDDELLMQKIHRVTNYKIRFALEKNTIVSTKANPTLKDFYHQRKRWASKGLFYGDKLLLLKLILIFLFYLSLIIQPFLGILLSSKFFLTFFISYVIKISAEYFILKRGTGLLFDSKILKPFFITEILQVPYIIISGFMGMFGNLIWKERKIKR from the coding sequence ATGATTGAGATTTTTTTAATTACAATTATTCTGATTCTTACTATACATTATGCAATGTTTCTTCTTCAAATATATTTGGGATTAAATAAACTTTCTGGTACTCCACAGCAATTCATTCCAAAGGAATTTGTTTCAATAATCATCCCATTTAGGAATGAAGAAAAAAATATTTTAAAAACATATGAAAGTCTTTCAAACCAAAATTATCCCAAAGAAAAATTTGAAATAATATTTATTAATGATTGTTCGGATGATAATTCACTAAATCTTTTAGAAAAATTTAATATTCAAGAAAATGTTTCTATTTATTCAGTACCAAATGACTATTCCATAAATGCTCACAAAAAGAGAGCAATAAGATTTGGAATAGAAAAATCAAAAGGAGAGATAATTGTTACTACCGACGCTGATTGCGTCCACAAAAATGATTGGTTAAAAAATCTTTTGAAGTTTATGGATGAAGAAACCGGATTTATTTCGGGTCCCGTTGAATTTATTTCTAATCCAAATATGTTTAGTAAAATACAAAGATTAGAATTTGCTGGTTTGGTGATTACTGGTGCCGGATTAATTGGTTCAGGTAATCCAATTATTTGTAATGCTGCAAATATAGCTTATCGCAAAAAAGCATTTGAAGAAGTTGGTGGATTTACATATCAAATGGGTCTTTCATCCGGGGATGATGAATTGTTAATGCAGAAGATTCATCGTGTTACTAATTATAAAATAAGATTTGCTCTTGAGAAGAATACGATTGTATCGACAAAGGCAAATCCAACGTTAAAAGATTTTTATCATCAACGCAAAAGATGGGCAAGTAAAGGATTGTTTTATGGTGATAAATTGCTTCTTCTTAAACTTATATTGATTTTTCTGTTTTATCTATCACTAATTATTCAACCATTTTTAGGAATATTATTATCTTCAAAATTTTTCTTAACTTTTTTTATTTCATATGTAATTAAAATCTCTGCCGAGTATTTTATTCTTAAAAGGGGAACCGGATTATTATTCGATTCTAAAATTTTAAAACCATTTTTCATTACTGAAATTCTACAAGTGCCATATATAATAATTTCTGGGTTTATGGGAATGTTTGGTAATCTTATCTGGAAAGAACGCAAGATTAAGCGTTAG
- the pdxH gene encoding pyridoxamine 5'-phosphate oxidase produces the protein MQEKNEISNMRLNYERDHLLESNVDINPVTQFKAWFDLVVKSEIVEPNAMTIATSTKSGIPSARVVLLKEFDETGFTFFTNYGSRKGKELLENPIAAVLFWWKEFERQIRIEGKIEKISREESQKYFNIRPLKSRYGALASNQSEVIESREVLETKFSDLENQFGENTPMPENWGGYKLFPNKFEFWQGRRDRLHDRICYEKVKDDWKIYRLQP, from the coding sequence ATGCAAGAAAAAAATGAAATAAGTAACATGCGCTTAAATTATGAGCGGGATCATTTGCTTGAATCAAACGTTGATATAAACCCGGTTACACAATTTAAAGCCTGGTTTGATTTAGTTGTAAAAAGTGAAATTGTTGAGCCTAATGCTATGACTATTGCAACTTCAACAAAAAGCGGGATTCCTTCCGCGCGAGTTGTACTGTTAAAAGAGTTCGATGAAACGGGATTTACATTTTTTACCAATTACGGAAGCAGAAAAGGAAAAGAACTTTTAGAAAATCCTATTGCAGCAGTTCTTTTTTGGTGGAAGGAATTTGAAAGACAAATTAGGATTGAAGGAAAAATTGAAAAAATCAGCAGAGAAGAATCACAAAAGTATTTTAATATTCGTCCTTTAAAAAGCAGATACGGTGCATTAGCATCAAACCAAAGTGAAGTTATTGAAAGCAGGGAAGTGTTAGAAACCAAATTTTCTGATTTAGAAAACCAGTTTGGGGAAAATACACCAATGCCTGAAAACTGGGGCGGATATAAATTATTTCCAAATAAGTTTGAGTTCTGGCAGGGAAGAAGAGACAGATTGCACGATAGAATTTGTTATGAAAAAGTTAAGGATGATTGGAAGATTTATAGATTACAACCTTAG
- a CDS encoding multifunctional oxoglutarate decarboxylase/oxoglutarate dehydrogenase thiamine pyrophosphate-binding subunit/dihydrolipoyllysine-residue succinyltransferase subunit, with the protein MKSEKLSKREKEELEKFGANTWFVESLYKQYEQKPDDVPEQWKNFFGNIEGKANPNGSNENGNESTSFLRLPENIEMPKLSEDDEVKVIAGSAQRILDNMTASLTVPVATSQRSIAVKLLEENRIVINNHLKKKNEGKISFTHIISWAILKAISINQSMNNGFTIIDGKPNIILRKNINLGLAIDIERKDGSHSLLVPNIKAANKLTFKEFWKSYEDIVIRSRKGTIDPSEFLGTTITLTNPGTIGTVSSIARLMIGQGAIIAIGAIQYNAEYQAMSPSTISSLGISKVMNIASTYDHRIIQGAESGMFLREINELLLGKDGFYEEIYQELKVPSRPLQWESDYQPGGFDKSASTEEIVKQAKVLQLINMYRVRGHLLADLDPLGTRVVYHPELDPSSFNLTVWDLDRHFVTGGFGALKTATLREVMNILHKTYCEKIGVEYMHIQNPAEKVWLQSKMEPYKNMPQFSNQQKKNILEKLIKAEMFENFVHTKFIGHKRFSLEGSETLIPVLDKILNDSADHEIQEVVVGMAHRGRLNVLTNIIGKSYESIFTEFEDIKDKNSIQGSGDVKYHLGATGKYPTTSGKSITISLASNPSHLEWVDPVVEGIVRAKQTRFGDSKAHQKAMSVLIHGDAAFAGQGVVAETLNLSQLSGYRTGGTVHIIVNNQIGFTTTPEDSRSTTYATDVAKMIQAPIFHVNGDDPEAALWVTQIAFEFKWIFKKDVVIDLFGYRRHGHNEGDEPGFTQPLLYAKIKSHPSVRKIYEDKLVNDSVLTEDEVKQIHTTFNQELTNSFDSIKKKSASFQNEVPLAVSKKELLALHKENKTAITEDTLINIVNALSNLPFGFNGHPKLEKFIDKRRKLIDGSEYADWALAESIAFGSLLLEGTPVRLSGQDSVRGTFSQRHLAFTDITNGQEYFPLNHISDKQARLEALDSSLSEAAVLGFEYGYSIADPLALVLWEAQFGDFANGAQIIIDNFIVASFEKWNLRNGVVMLLPHGYEGQGPEHSSARLERFLILCAEDNLQVCNITTPAQYFHVLRRQIRQADQKPLVIMTPKSLLRLPDAKSSKEQFLTGNFEEILDDETIANKKSVSKIILTSGKVFYDLKKFKEKENIHNTAIVRIEQLYPFKKESLKSILNSYPKTEKIIWLQEEPKNMGAWNFLSGRLSELISEKQKLICVSRPEGASPAVGSAKISNQQQLNLVKEAFSS; encoded by the coding sequence ATGAAATCTGAAAAATTATCTAAAAGAGAAAAAGAAGAATTAGAAAAGTTTGGTGCAAATACCTGGTTTGTGGAATCACTGTACAAACAGTATGAACAAAAACCTGATGATGTGCCCGAACAATGGAAAAACTTTTTTGGAAATATTGAAGGCAAAGCAAATCCAAATGGCTCAAATGAAAATGGAAACGAAAGTACATCATTTTTAAGGCTTCCGGAAAATATTGAAATGCCAAAACTTAGTGAAGATGATGAAGTAAAAGTTATTGCCGGCAGTGCCCAACGCATTCTGGATAATATGACAGCGAGTCTAACTGTTCCGGTTGCAACATCACAGCGCAGTATCGCAGTAAAGCTTCTTGAAGAAAATAGAATTGTTATAAACAATCATTTAAAGAAAAAAAACGAAGGCAAAATTTCTTTTACTCATATAATTAGCTGGGCGATTTTAAAAGCTATTTCTATAAATCAATCAATGAACAATGGGTTTACAATTATTGATGGGAAACCAAATATTATTTTACGTAAAAATATTAATCTTGGATTAGCAATTGATATAGAACGTAAAGATGGAAGCCACTCATTACTCGTTCCAAATATTAAAGCGGCAAATAAATTGACGTTTAAAGAATTTTGGAAATCTTATGAAGATATTGTTATTCGGTCGCGCAAAGGAACAATTGATCCATCTGAGTTTTTAGGAACAACAATTACACTTACAAATCCCGGAACAATTGGAACGGTTTCATCAATAGCCCGTTTGATGATTGGACAAGGAGCAATAATTGCAATAGGTGCGATACAATATAACGCTGAATATCAAGCAATGTCACCGTCAACAATTTCTTCTCTTGGCATTAGTAAGGTGATGAACATTGCAAGCACTTATGATCACAGAATTATTCAAGGTGCAGAATCCGGAATGTTTTTACGTGAGATAAATGAATTATTATTAGGCAAAGATGGATTTTATGAGGAGATATATCAGGAATTAAAAGTTCCTTCGCGCCCTTTGCAATGGGAATCTGATTATCAACCCGGCGGATTTGATAAATCTGCAAGCACAGAAGAAATTGTGAAGCAGGCAAAAGTGCTGCAACTAATTAATATGTACAGAGTTCGCGGACATTTACTTGCAGATCTTGATCCACTTGGTACGCGAGTAGTTTATCATCCGGAGCTTGATCCTTCTTCTTTTAATCTTACAGTTTGGGATTTGGACAGACATTTTGTTACAGGTGGATTTGGAGCATTGAAAACAGCAACTCTGCGTGAAGTAATGAATATTTTGCACAAGACTTATTGTGAAAAAATTGGTGTGGAGTATATGCACATCCAAAATCCGGCAGAAAAAGTTTGGCTGCAAAGTAAAATGGAACCGTATAAAAATATGCCTCAATTTAGTAATCAACAAAAGAAAAATATTTTAGAAAAATTAATTAAAGCAGAAATGTTTGAGAACTTTGTTCATACAAAATTCATTGGACATAAAAGATTTTCTTTAGAAGGATCAGAAACTTTAATTCCTGTTTTAGATAAGATACTTAACGATTCCGCCGATCATGAAATACAAGAAGTTGTAGTTGGAATGGCGCATCGTGGAAGATTAAATGTGTTAACAAACATTATTGGCAAATCTTATGAGTCAATCTTCACAGAATTTGAGGACATAAAAGATAAAAATTCAATTCAAGGATCCGGCGATGTTAAATATCATTTAGGCGCAACCGGTAAATATCCAACCACGTCCGGAAAATCTATAACAATTTCTTTAGCTTCAAATCCAAGTCACTTGGAATGGGTTGATCCCGTAGTTGAAGGAATTGTTCGCGCTAAGCAAACACGATTTGGTGATAGCAAAGCCCATCAAAAAGCTATGTCTGTTCTCATTCACGGCGATGCAGCTTTTGCCGGACAAGGTGTTGTAGCTGAGACATTAAATTTATCGCAGCTTAGCGGTTATCGTACTGGAGGGACAGTCCACATAATTGTAAATAATCAAATTGGATTTACCACAACACCGGAAGATTCACGCTCAACAACTTACGCAACCGATGTTGCTAAAATGATTCAAGCACCAATCTTTCACGTTAATGGTGATGATCCTGAAGCAGCTCTTTGGGTTACTCAAATCGCATTTGAATTTAAATGGATTTTCAAAAAAGATGTTGTTATTGATTTATTTGGATACAGAAGACACGGACACAATGAAGGCGATGAACCGGGTTTTACCCAGCCATTACTTTATGCAAAAATTAAATCACATCCATCAGTTCGAAAAATTTATGAAGATAAATTAGTTAATGATAGTGTTTTAACTGAGGATGAAGTTAAACAAATTCACACCACATTTAATCAAGAGCTAACTAACTCGTTCGATTCGATAAAGAAGAAAAGTGCTTCATTTCAGAATGAAGTTCCGCTAGCAGTAAGTAAAAAAGAATTATTAGCATTACACAAGGAAAATAAGACTGCAATAACCGAAGATACTTTAATAAATATAGTTAATGCCTTAAGTAATCTTCCATTTGGATTTAACGGACATCCTAAATTGGAAAAATTTATTGATAAAAGACGTAAACTTATTGATGGATCAGAATATGCTGATTGGGCATTGGCAGAATCTATTGCATTTGGCAGTTTGCTGCTTGAAGGTACTCCAGTGAGATTAAGTGGACAGGATAGTGTACGTGGAACCTTTAGCCAAAGACATTTAGCGTTTACAGATATTACAAACGGGCAAGAATATTTTCCCTTAAATCATATTTCTGATAAACAGGCAAGATTAGAGGCATTGGATAGCTCTTTGTCCGAAGCTGCGGTTTTGGGATTTGAGTACGGCTACAGCATTGCTGATCCCCTAGCATTAGTTTTGTGGGAAGCACAGTTTGGTGATTTTGCAAACGGCGCACAAATTATTATTGATAATTTTATTGTAGCATCATTTGAAAAATGGAATTTACGAAATGGAGTTGTAATGCTTTTACCACACGGTTACGAAGGTCAAGGGCCGGAACATTCAAGTGCGAGATTAGAAAGATTTTTAATTCTTTGTGCTGAAGACAATTTGCAGGTTTGTAATATCACAACTCCTGCCCAATATTTTCATGTACTAAGAAGACAAATCAGACAGGCAGATCAAAAACCTTTGGTGATTATGACGCCAAAAAGTTTATTAAGATTGCCTGATGCAAAATCATCAAAAGAACAATTCTTAACCGGCAATTTTGAAGAAATTTTAGACGATGAAACAATTGCGAATAAAAAATCTGTTTCTAAAATTATTCTGACAAGTGGAAAAGTATTTTATGATCTAAAAAAGTTTAAAGAAAAAGAGAATATTCATAACACCGCAATAGTTAGAATTGAACAATTGTATCCATTCAAAAAAGAATCACTAAAATCTATTTTAAATTCCTATCCCAAAACTGAGAAAATTATTTGGCTTCAAGAAGAACCAAAAAATATGGGAGCCTGGAACTTTTTATCAGGCAGATTAAGTGAACTCATATCTGAAAAACAAAAACTTATTTGCGTTAGTCGTCCTGAAGGTGCGAGTCCCGCTGTTGGATCAGCAAAAATTTCCAACCAGCAGCAGCTAAATTTAGTAAAAGAGGCATTTTCCAGTTGA
- a CDS encoding EamA family transporter: MQNISEHNKGFLAVFITAILWSSGGLFIKLISLNSMQLSFFRCLIAAIVFAIIFRKKLLAVNRFTFINAAFYAIVLTTFVIATKTTTAANAIFLQSTAPIYVLIFEPIINKTKYEKINVITIAVCFIGMIFFFLGEISPGHLTGNLIALISGIMFASFFLGMRKNGKEYQQSSIFYGNIFVTIICIPFVLDLKPLTFNDLWMVTFLGVFQIAFAYALFSYGLKRILAVEASIISMFEPVLNPVWVLIGYGEMPTFFAAIGGGIIIIAIAVRTIVAGSDFFRKKFNF, encoded by the coding sequence TTGCAAAATATATCAGAACATAACAAAGGTTTTCTTGCCGTTTTTATTACTGCCATTTTATGGAGTTCCGGGGGACTTTTCATTAAACTTATTTCGCTAAACTCAATGCAGCTCTCTTTTTTTAGATGTCTGATAGCAGCAATTGTATTTGCTATAATCTTTAGAAAAAAACTTTTGGCGGTAAATAGATTTACATTCATTAATGCAGCCTTTTATGCAATTGTTCTAACTACGTTTGTTATAGCAACCAAAACAACAACCGCCGCTAACGCAATTTTTCTTCAATCAACAGCTCCTATTTATGTCCTAATTTTTGAGCCAATAATTAACAAAACCAAGTATGAAAAAATAAATGTAATTACAATTGCAGTTTGCTTTATTGGAATGATTTTCTTTTTTCTGGGAGAGATTTCCCCCGGACATTTAACCGGCAACTTAATTGCCCTGATTTCCGGAATTATGTTTGCATCATTTTTTTTAGGAATGAGAAAAAATGGAAAAGAGTATCAGCAAAGTTCTATTTTTTATGGAAATATTTTTGTGACAATAATTTGCATCCCTTTTGTACTAGATCTTAAACCTCTTACTTTTAATGATCTCTGGATGGTTACATTTCTTGGAGTTTTCCAAATCGCATTTGCGTATGCACTTTTTAGTTATGGATTGAAGAGAATACTTGCAGTTGAAGCTTCAATCATTTCAATGTTTGAACCCGTATTAAACCCTGTTTGGGTTTTAATTGGATATGGGGAAATGCCAACATTTTTTGCAGCCATCGGAGGTGGTATTATTATCATTGCGATAGCCGTACGTACAATAGTTGCTGGTTCAGATTTTTTTAGAAAGAAATTTAATTTCTAA
- a CDS encoding queuosine precursor transporter, with product MKDKSSILFYILGSFFVANAILAEFIGVKIFSLESTFGFEPLNLTFLGVENLSFNLTAGVLLWPVVFVMTDIINEYFGRKGVRFLSFTAAILIAYAFLMVYFAMNLTPAGFWIERITPNGTVDMHQAFNIIFGQGLWIIIGSLIAFLVGQLVDVTVFHYFKSFTGSSKIWLRATGSTLVSQLVDSFVVLFIAFYIGAGWDLKLVLIIGLVNYIYKFVIAVIVTPVLYLIHSIIDKYLGKELSEKLQTEAMSK from the coding sequence ATGAAAGATAAATCCTCAATTCTGTTTTATATACTCGGTTCTTTTTTTGTAGCTAATGCAATTCTTGCTGAGTTTATAGGTGTTAAAATTTTTTCTTTAGAATCTACTTTTGGATTTGAACCGTTAAATCTCACATTTCTTGGAGTGGAAAATCTTTCATTTAATCTCACAGCCGGTGTTTTACTATGGCCAGTTGTTTTTGTAATGACTGATATTATCAACGAATATTTTGGTAGAAAGGGTGTAAGATTTCTCTCCTTTACTGCTGCAATTCTCATCGCTTATGCTTTTTTAATGGTTTACTTTGCTATGAATCTAACACCAGCTGGTTTCTGGATTGAGCGTATTACTCCTAATGGCACAGTTGACATGCATCAGGCTTTTAACATAATATTTGGTCAAGGGCTTTGGATAATTATCGGTTCGCTAATTGCTTTTTTAGTTGGGCAATTAGTTGATGTGACGGTTTTTCACTATTTCAAATCTTTCACCGGTTCATCTAAAATATGGTTAAGAGCTACTGGTTCAACCTTGGTTTCTCAACTAGTTGATAGTTTTGTTGTTTTGTTTATAGCTTTTTATATCGGGGCCGGTTGGGATTTGAAATTGGTGCTTATTATCGGCTTGGTAAATTATATTTATAAGTTCGTTATTGCTGTGATTGTTACTCCTGTTTTGTATCTGATTCATTCCATAATAGATAAATATCTGGGAAAAGAGTTATCCGAAAAACTTCAAACTGAAGCAATGAGTAAATAA
- a CDS encoding NADP-dependent malic enzyme encodes MKLTKEDSLNYHSSERKGKIEVVATKPCLTARDLSMAYTPGVADPCREIHEDVENVYKYTAKGNLVAVLSNGTAVLGLGDIGPEAGKPVMEGKGVLFKRFADIDVFDIEVNSHDPKEIIRLTQMLEPTFGGINLEDIKAPECFEIEEALKETMKIPVFHDDQHGTAIISCAALINAVEVAGKKLDKVRIVVNGAGASAISCCKHYVRAGVKKENIYMFDSKGCITTDRKDLNKYKDGFAQEKGFPSLEAAFKDADVFIGLSVGGVVQKEWVKTMAPNPIIFAMANPDPEIMYDDATSVRKDLIMATGRSDFPNQVNNVLGFPFIFRGALDVRATSINDEMKMAATLALAKLAKEKVPEMVMKAYGGEEFVFGKEYIIPKPFDPRVLWYVAPAVAKAAIETGVAKIKEMDWVAYEEQLKERLGLSKEVVRVMIHKAQKRPKKVVYPEGEEENIIRAAHTVFHDGIAFPILLGNEKIIKREIQRIGFDEKEFQIIDPGNCDKCDPYAEAYFKKRQRKGATLWDANNLIRKPNYYGAMMVEVGEADALISGYTTSYPNTIKPALHCVGVKDGFKIVSGMYIVIAKKETYFFADCTVNVNPTAEQLAEIAISAAETVTAFDITPKIAMLSFSNFGTALYPESIKVKEAVKIVKAKKPDLIIDGEMQADTAIVPEILDKTFPFTGIKGGANVLVFPNLDAANIAYKLMARIGQATVIGPILMGMRKPVHVLQRGATVDDIYNMTAIAVVDAQVTVNK; translated from the coding sequence ATGAAACTTACTAAAGAAGACTCACTTAATTATCACAGCAGCGAGCGTAAAGGAAAGATTGAAGTTGTTGCTACAAAGCCCTGTTTAACTGCAAGAGATCTTTCAATGGCATACACTCCGGGTGTTGCAGATCCTTGTCGGGAAATTCACGAGGATGTAGAAAATGTATATAAATATACCGCTAAAGGAAATTTAGTTGCGGTACTTTCAAATGGAACTGCCGTTTTAGGTTTGGGCGATATCGGTCCCGAAGCCGGTAAACCAGTGATGGAAGGAAAAGGAGTTTTGTTTAAAAGATTTGCCGACATTGATGTTTTTGATATTGAAGTTAATTCTCACGACCCGAAAGAAATAATCAGGCTTACTCAAATGCTTGAGCCGACCTTTGGTGGAATTAACTTAGAAGATATTAAAGCTCCCGAATGTTTTGAGATTGAAGAAGCTTTAAAAGAAACAATGAAAATCCCTGTTTTTCATGACGATCAGCACGGAACGGCAATTATTTCTTGTGCAGCTTTAATAAACGCTGTTGAAGTAGCTGGGAAAAAATTAGATAAAGTTAGAATCGTTGTAAATGGCGCCGGTGCTTCTGCAATTTCTTGCTGTAAACATTATGTGCGTGCAGGAGTTAAAAAAGAGAACATTTATATGTTTGATTCTAAAGGCTGCATTACAACGGATCGAAAAGATTTGAACAAATACAAAGATGGATTTGCACAGGAAAAAGGTTTTCCATCTTTAGAAGCAGCATTCAAAGATGCTGATGTATTTATTGGGCTTTCGGTAGGTGGTGTTGTTCAAAAAGAATGGGTAAAAACTATGGCTCCAAATCCAATAATCTTTGCAATGGCTAACCCGGATCCGGAAATTATGTATGATGATGCGACATCTGTTAGAAAAGATTTAATAATGGCAACTGGTAGAAGTGATTTTCCAAATCAAGTAAATAATGTACTTGGATTTCCATTTATTTTCCGTGGTGCTTTAGATGTAAGAGCAACAAGCATTAATGATGAAATGAAAATGGCTGCTACTTTAGCTCTAGCAAAATTGGCAAAAGAAAAAGTTCCTGAAATGGTAATGAAAGCCTACGGGGGTGAAGAATTTGTATTTGGTAAAGAATATATAATTCCAAAACCTTTTGATCCAAGAGTTCTTTGGTACGTTGCACCAGCAGTTGCTAAAGCTGCAATTGAAACAGGAGTTGCAAAAATTAAAGAAATGGATTGGGTTGCTTATGAAGAACAACTTAAAGAAAGATTAGGGCTTTCAAAAGAAGTTGTGAGGGTAATGATTCATAAAGCTCAGAAACGACCCAAGAAAGTCGTTTATCCCGAAGGCGAAGAAGAAAATATAATTCGTGCAGCGCACACTGTTTTTCATGATGGAATTGCTTTTCCGATTCTTTTAGGAAATGAAAAAATAATCAAAAGAGAAATTCAAAGAATTGGTTTTGATGAAAAAGAATTTCAAATAATTGATCCGGGAAATTGTGATAAATGTGACCCTTATGCTGAAGCTTATTTTAAGAAACGACAAAGAAAAGGTGCAACGCTTTGGGATGCGAATAATTTAATTCGCAAACCAAATTATTACGGCGCTATGATGGTTGAAGTTGGCGAAGCTGATGCACTTATTAGCGGTTACACAACGAGCTATCCAAATACAATTAAGCCTGCTTTACATTGTGTTGGTGTTAAAGATGGATTTAAAATTGTGTCAGGAATGTACATTGTTATTGCAAAGAAAGAAACTTATTTCTTTGCAGATTGTACTGTTAATGTTAATCCAACTGCTGAGCAACTTGCAGAAATAGCTATCTCTGCTGCAGAAACGGTAACTGCATTCGATATAACACCAAAAATAGCTATGCTTTCATTTAGTAATTTTGGAACTGCATTATATCCAGAGTCAATAAAAGTAAAAGAAGCAGTTAAAATTGTAAAAGCTAAAAAACCTGATTTAATTATTGATGGTGAAATGCAAGCTGATACAGCAATTGTTCCTGAAATTTTGGACAAGACTTTTCCTTTTACCGGAATTAAAGGAGGCGCAAATGTTCTCGTTTTCCCAAATCTTGATGCCGCAAATATTGCATACAAGTTAATGGCGAGAATTGGACAAGCGACAGTTATTGGACCAATTTTAATGGGTATGAGAAAACCTGTTCACGTTTTGCAGCGCGGAGCTACTGTAGATGACATTTATAATATGACTGCAATCGCAGTTGTGGATGCACAAGTAACCGTGAATAAATAA
- a CDS encoding flippase-like domain-containing protein, with protein MTTEQVKNILQQNSFISRYKSAIIISAKIAIATGLLLYIIYSVNLQEILIAIKQANVYLIAAAFLLSIINIYLQFYKWKITAKVVLQENHNSKIWLSMFYGFSAGIFTPARIGEYFGRALVFKNHSLIRVTLATLLDKFFPLVIVVFLGSVSSILFLHYYYHVAYYLTIGLFITLIILFYFFFMLIFNDKFWDNILFTKLRDSIKLHWLFEKIKVFRKLDKKYATKMFVVSLLFYLCFLLQYALLVSAFSNHNNFMDFFWAGNLMMFAKTIIPPVSLGELGIREGASVFFITQFNETASTGFNASIFLFFINVLIPSLIGMILLLKKNDD; from the coding sequence GTGACAACAGAACAAGTAAAAAATATTTTACAGCAAAATAGTTTTATCTCTCGTTATAAGTCTGCGATTATTATATCTGCAAAAATTGCAATTGCGACTGGGTTACTCCTCTACATTATTTATTCAGTAAATCTTCAAGAAATACTAATAGCTATAAAACAAGCAAATGTTTATTTGATTGCTGCTGCTTTTCTATTAAGTATTATTAATATTTATTTGCAGTTTTATAAATGGAAAATTACCGCAAAAGTAGTTTTGCAAGAAAATCATAATTCCAAAATTTGGTTATCAATGTTTTACGGATTTTCTGCGGGAATTTTTACACCAGCAAGAATAGGAGAATATTTTGGCCGCGCTTTAGTTTTTAAAAATCACTCATTAATTCGTGTAACTCTTGCAACTCTTTTAGATAAATTTTTCCCTTTAGTAATAGTTGTATTTCTTGGTTCGGTTTCCAGCATATTATTCTTGCATTACTACTATCACGTCGCTTATTATTTAACAATTGGTTTATTCATAACGCTCATCATTCTATTTTATTTTTTCTTTATGTTAATTTTTAACGATAAGTTTTGGGACAACATACTTTTTACAAAATTAAGAGATTCAATAAAGCTGCATTGGTTATTTGAAAAAATAAAAGTTTTTCGCAAGCTCGATAAAAAATATGCAACTAAAATGTTTGTGGTTTCATTGCTCTTTTATTTGTGTTTTCTTTTGCAATATGCATTACTCGTTTCTGCATTCTCAAATCACAATAATTTTATGGATTTCTTTTGGGCTGGTAATTTAATGATGTTTGCTAAAACGATTATTCCTCCTGTTTCATTGGGTGAATTGGGAATCCGTGAAGGCGCGTCTGTCTTTTTTATAACCCAGTTTAATGAAACTGCTTCAACGGGATTTAATGCATCAATTTTTTTATTCTTTATTAATGTGTTAATTCCATCTTTAATTGGAATGATACTTCTACTCAAAAAAAATGATGATTGA